One Lutzomyia longipalpis isolate SR_M1_2022 chromosome 4, ASM2433408v1 DNA segment encodes these proteins:
- the LOC129796404 gene encoding PSME3-interacting protein: protein MSSGFVSETELAEARKQRQEEWEKVRRPEDPEERPDEPYDGRSLYERLKEQKDKKDMEFEESRKLKNLIRGLDDDEIDFLDMVDQSKMNAEKQKHLQDMKEIQEFRERQTTIDESQIDKKRQMEMEKPKITRNSSSSHTSQKSILKGVIVQKRKTTEPTGDEPQAKKVDCPKEGTQEDDKSEKTNGNLVCLGVLPGIGRYDSSDESDSSYTDVEEDLSGPCCMDLVGRKILKKSAEEECK from the exons ATGAGTTCAGGATTTGTAAGTGAGACAGAATTAGCAGAGGCCCGGAAGCAGCGTCAGGAGGAATGGGAAAAAGTCCGACGACCTGAAGACCCTGaag AAAGACCAGATGAGCCCTACGATGGACGATCACTCTATGAGAGGCTCAAGGAACAGAAAGATAAGAAAGATATGGAATTTGAGGAATCACGGAAGCTCA aaaatttaattcggGGCctggatgatgatgaaattgatttcctGGATATGGTGGATCAGTCAAAGATGAATGCCGAGAAGCAGAAACATTTGCAGGATATGAAGGAGATTCAGGAGTTCCGGGAGCGCCAGACAACCATCGATGAGAGTCAGATTGATAAG AAGCGTCAAATGGAAATGGAAAAGCCCAAAATCACCAGGAATTCCTCAAGTAGTCACACATCCCAGAAATCAATCCTCAAGGGTGTCATTGTGCAGAAGAGGAAGACAACAGAGCCTACGGGGGATGAACCACAAGCCAAGAAGGTCGATTGCCCAAAGGAAGGAACGCAGGAAGATGACAAATCTGAGAAAACTAATGGGAATTTGGTGTGTCTTGGTGTTCTTCCGGGTATTGGAAGGTACGATTCGAGCGATGAATCCGATAGTTCCTATACGGATGTTGAGGAAGATTTATCTGGCCCATGTTGTATGGATCTTGTGGGAAGGAAGATTTTGAAGAAGAGTGCCGAGGAGGAGTGCAAATAG
- the LOC129796392 gene encoding serine/threonine-protein kinase PLK4, giving the protein MSVNGKMSLGERIEDYKILEPLGKGGFAQVYKALCLATGLFVAIKMIDKRVMLERNMENRVRQEVVIHSQLKHPSILELYTFFEDDNCVYLVLELARHGELQRFLRSLGRTMSEMEAAAVMKQVVAGLLYLHSHRIIHRDLSLSNLLLMDDRHVKIADFGLAIQLMAPDERHVTLCGTPNYMSPEVASRTSHGPPADVWSVGCMLYTLLVGSPPFATAATTMTLNRVVTSPCQMPSFLSAEATDLLQRLLQKDPSERIALDDILQHPFMQKTHPLASLFQQSIDSGFANSSDNHKSTQRPRRPHSNALEATQSAPSEATSGRFLGLMSKQGGSLESFSTNRVILSDHDRWRTPEKHLDVPALSTKRLQATRYTTKNVVFHVLQSGEVTVEFIRARTLGECVTQVCRISGDGQRIVVYSPQGGAVPVREEPPEIPPNGPEGIFNLENLPEIHWKKYKYAARFVDLVRAKTPKVTYYSQHAKCQLMETLVDFEAMFYSGGSVVRNGENGAKIRNPNNGVVVTDKGGGNLGETEKWMWEHSEECFRHCCELERILQRVTTGECFPAIVGRRPTNSHRDSNSLPRTPNLSNLSSFAMGMSSTTSQRHPQALRTIQNWGNGQEKQDFGGFHVVGETQPFDRHHQQAVRPMRQQNYMENTDQTPLSSRPMRLMR; this is encoded by the exons ATGAGtgtaaatggaaaaatgagTCTTGGTGAGAGGATAGAG gattACAAGATACTCGAACCATTGGGCAAGGGTGGTTTTGCTCAAGTGTACAAAGCTCTATGCCTGGCCACGGGACTCTTTGTGGCTATAAAAATG atcGACAAGAGAGTAATGTTGGAGCGAAATATGGAGAATCGCGTCCGGCAGGAGGTTGTCATTCACTCTCAGCTGAAGCATCCATCCATCCTGGAGCTGTACACCTTCTTTGAGGACGACAATTGCGTGTACTTGGTGCTGGAACTTGCACGGCATGGGGAATTGCAGCGTTTTCTCCGTAGTCTCGGACGTACCATGTCCGAAATGGAAGCTGCTGCCGTGATGAAGCAAGTAGTGGCTGGTCTACTGTACCTTCATTCCCACAGGATAATCCATCGTGATCTCTCACTGTCCAATTTGCTCCTCATGGATGATAGACACGTTAAAATTGCCGACTTTGGTCTGGCTATACAATTGATGGCACCCGATGAGCGTCACGTGACGCTCTGCGGTACGCCCAATTATATGTCACCTGAGGTGGCGTCACGAACATCCCATGGACCACCAGCAGATGTGTGGAGTGTTGGGTGTATGCTGTACACCCTCCTTGTGGGTAGTCCACCATTTGCCACTGCAGCTACAACGATGACCCTCAATCGTGTTGTTACGTCCCCATGCCAAATGCCCAGCTTCCTCTCAGCCGAGGCAACGGATCTCCTCCAGCGACTACTACAGAAGGATCCCAGCGAAAGGATTGCCCTTGATGACATTCTCCAGCATCCCTTTATGCAGAAAACCCACCCACTTGCCAGCTTATTTCAACAATCAATCGATAGTGGTTTTGCAAATTCATCTGATAACCACAAGTCCACACAACGACCACGGAGACCACACTCAAATGCCCTCGAAGCGACTCAGAGTGCGCCATCAGAGGCAACTTCTGGGCGTTTCTTGGGATTGATGAGCAAACAAGGGGGCTCCCTGGAGTCTTTTTCCACCAATAGAGTCATCCTATCCGACCACGATCGATGGCGTACACCTGAGAAGCATCTCGACGTCCCTGCGCTCAGTACAAAACGCCTCCAAGCCACGAGATACACCACAAAAAATGTTGTCTTCCACGTTCTCCAATCTGGTGAAGTAACAGTTGAATTTATTCGTGCCCGAACGCTCGGGGAGTGTGTGACGCAAGTCTGCAGAATTTCCGGTGATGGACAGAGGATTGTTGTGTACTCCCCTCAAGGGGGTGCAGTCCCCGTGCGTGAGGAACCTCCGGAAATTCCACCAAATGGCCCCGAAGGGATTTTTAATCTTGAGAATTTGCCTGAAATTCATTGGAAGAAATACAA ATATGCTGCACGTTTTGTCGATCTTGTACGTGCTAAAACACCCAAAGTAACGTACTACAGTCAACATGCTAAATGCCAATTGATGGAGACTCTTGTGGATTTTGAGGCAATGTTCTACAGTGGGGGTAGTGTTGTACGAAATGGGGAGAATGGTGCCAAGATTAGAAATCCAAACAATGGGGTGGTTGTAACGGACAAAGGGGGTGGTAATTTGGGGGAAACAGAGAAGTGGATGTGGGAGCACAGTGAGGAGTGCTTTAGGCACTGCTGTGAGCTCGAAAGGATCCTCCAGAGGGTCACAACGGGTGAATGTTTCCCCGCAATTGTCGGGCGACGTCCCACAAATTCACACAGAGACAGCAATTCCCTACCACGAACCCCGAATCTCAGCAATTTATCGTCATTTGCAATGGGTATGAGCAGTACGACGTCACAGAGGCACCCGCAGGCATTGCGGACAATCCAGAATTGGGGAAATGGGCAGGAGAAGCAGGATTTTGGGGGATTTCACGTGGTCGGTGAGACACAGCCATTCGATAGGCATCATCAGCAAGCAGTAAGGCCGATGAGGCAGCAAAACTACATGGAGAATACAGATCAAACTCCACTCTCTTCGAGACCTATGAGGCTAATGCGATAG